One Fusarium oxysporum f. sp. lycopersici 4287 chromosome 8, whole genome shotgun sequence genomic region harbors:
- a CDS encoding dolichyl-phosphate-mannose-protein mannosyltransferase yields the protein MARTRGKSPQPPVKVPTPVTEKQQPFAAPPPPQPQTTAVTTKSKSKNKNTKNTSYQSDGVEDNDVFLLPLSDYWVALALILVATIVRVYKIYQPTSVVFDEVHFGGFATKYIKGKFFMDVHPPLAKMLIALTGWLAGFDGSFDFKEIGKDYIEPGVPYVAMRMFPAICGILLVPCMFFTLKAVGCRTMTATMGAGLIIFENGLLTQARLILLDSPLVAATAFTVLAFSCFTNQHELGPSKAFQLSWWFWLVLTGLGLGITVSIKWVGLFTIAWVGSLTLLQLWVLLGDNKNVSMRLFTKHFMARVFCLIIIPLTFYMAMFAIHFVCLKNPGDGDGFMSSEFQATLNNKRMKDVPADVIMGSRVTIRHVNTQGGYLHSHPLMYPTGSKQQQITLYPHKDDNNVWLLENQTQPLGIDGQPINGTKAWDALPEPQYITDGTVLRLYHGPTHRRLHSHDVRPPITEADWQNEVSAYGYEGFEGDANDFFRVEIVKKKTYGSVAKERLRTIESKFRLVHVMTGCVLFSHKVKLPDWASEQQEVTCARGGTLPNSLWYIEGNSHPQLQGDVEKVNYRNPGFFGKFWELQKVMWRTNAGLTDSHAWDSRPESWPILRRGINFWGRQHKQVYLLGNPIIWWSSSVAVAIWVVFKAIAVLRWQRSCNDYANTTFKRFDYEIGTSVLGWALHYFPFYLMKRQLFLHHYFPALYFAIIALCQLFDYATARIPGAGARDTALINRIATVAFLVLSTAVFMLYSPLAYGSPWTKADCKRMKLFNSWDFDCNTFYDSYDKYSEVPSISSSVVPTTSAAKNVEPKQEEAPVSQKQEEAVISGAPPAPDQAQVEHRVVAKEEKVEYRDQDGNLLDPEEVKALEGKVEFKTKYETKTRVVDEQGNEVQEPVEGWDQNLAGVAPPHPDVEGVNSETVQGKDEGAAAPQDVAASKDGEKEAEEAKAKPASENQQDATIKEEL from the exons ATGGCTCGTACGAGGGGCAAGAGCCCCCAACCGCCAGTCAAGGTCCCGACGCCTGTGACCGAGAAGCAGCAACCTTTTgcagctcctcctcctcctcagccgCAGACCACTGCTGTcaccaccaagtccaagtccaagaacaagaacaccaaGAACACTTCGTACCAGTccgatggtgttgaggataacgatgtcttcctccttcccCTCTCCGACTACTGGGTAGCCTTGGCCCTCATCCTCGTTGCTACCATTGTTCGCGTGTACAAGATCTATCAGCCCACAAGCGTTGTCTTCGACGAGGTCCA CTTCGGTGGTTTTGCTACAAAGTATATCAAGGGCAAGTTCTTCATGGACGTTCACCCTCCTCTGGCCAAGATGCTTATTGCCCTTACCGGATGGCTTGCTGGTTTTGATGGAAGCTTCGACTTTAAGGAGATTGGCAAGGACTACATTGAGCCTGGTGTTCCCTATGTCGCGATGCGAATGTTCCCTGCTATCTGCGGTATTCTCTTGGTTCCCTGCATGTTCTTTACTCTCAAGGCTGTTGGTTGCCGCACAATGACTGCTACCATGGGAGCTGGCCTGATTATCTTCG AGAACGGTCTTCTTACCCAGGCTCgtctcatccttctcgatTCGCCCCTTGTCGCCGCGACCGCTTTCACCGTCCTCGCCTTTTCTTGCTTCACCAACCAGCACGAGCTTGGCCCTTCCAAGGCTTTCCAACTGAGCTGGTGGTTCTGGCTTGTTCTTACTGGTCTTGGCCTGGGTATCACCGTCAGCATCAAGTGGGTTGGACTCTTCACCATTGCTTGGGTTGGATCCCtcactcttcttcaactctggGTCCTTCTCGGTGACAACAAGAACGTGTCCATG CGTCTTTTCACTAAGCACTTTATGGCTCGTGTCTTCtgtctcatcatcattccTCTCACCTTCTACATGGCCATGTTCGCCATCCACTTCGTCTGCCTCAAGAACCCTGGTGACGGTGATGGCTTCATGAGCTCCGAGTTCCAGGCCACTCTCAATAACAAGCGTATGAAGGATGTCCCCGCCGATGTCATCATGGGCAGCCGTGTCACCATCCGCCATGTCAACACTCAGGGTGGTTACCTCCACTCTCATCCTCTCATGTACCCTACCGGTagcaagcagcagcagatcaCCCTGTACCCTCACAAGGACGACAACAACGTGTGGCTCCTTGAGAACCAGACTCAGCCTCTTGGAATTGATGGCCAGCCCATCAATGGCACCAAGGCCTGGGACGCCCTTCCTGAGCCTCAGTACATCACCGACGGTACCGTCCTTCGTCTTTACCATGGTCCCACTCATCGCCGCCTTCACTCTCATGACGTTCGCCCACCTATCACTGAGGCCGACTGGCAAAATGAGGTTTCTGCCTACGGTTACGAAGGATTTGAGGGAGATGCCAACGATTTCTTCCGTGTTGAGATtgtgaagaagaagacatatGGATCTGTTGCAAAGGAGCGTCTTCGTACTATCGAGTCCAAGTTCCGTCTTGTTCACGTCATGACTGGCTGTGTTCTGTTCTCCCACAAAGTCAAGCTCCCTGATTGGGCCTCTGAACAACAGGAGGTTACTTGCGCCCGAGGCGGAACTCTTCCCAACAGTCTGTGGTATATCGAGGGCAACTCTCACCCTCAGTTGCAGGGCGATGTCGAGAAGGTCAACTACCGCAACCCTGGTTTCTTCGGCAAGTTCTGGGAGCTTCAGAAGGTCATGTGGCGAACAAACGCCGGTCTCACTGACTCTCACGCCTGGGATTCTCGCCCCGAGTCGTGGCCGATTCTCCGCCGTGGCATCAACTTCTGGGGTCGTCAGCATAAGCAGGTTTATCTCCTCGGAAACCCCATCATTTGGTGGTCTTCCAGCGTTGCCGTTGCCATCTGGGTCGTCTTCAAGGCCATTGCTGTTCTCCGCTGGCAGCGCAGCTGCAACGACTACGCCAACACTACCTTCAAGCGATTTGACTACGAGATTGGTACTTCAGTTCTCGGCTGGGCTCTGCACTACTTCCCCTTCTACCTGATGAAGCGTCAACTTTTCCTTCATCACTATTTCCCTGCTCTCTACTTTGCGATCATTGCTTTGTGCCAGCTCTTTGACTACGCCACTGCCCGCATCCCCGGAGCTGGTGCTCGCGATACCGCTTTGATCAACCGTATTGCTACTGTCGCATTCCTTGTCCTGTCGACTGCCGTCTTCATGCTCTACTCTCCCCTTGCCTACGGAAGCCCGTGGACCAAGGCCGACTGCAAGCGCATGAAGCTTTTCAACAGCTGGGACTTCGACTGCAACACCTTTTATGATAGC TATGACAAGTACAGCGAAGTCCCCTCCATCAGCTCGTCTGTAGTCCCTACCACCTCAGCCGCCAAGAACGTTGAGCCCAAGCAGGAGGAGGCCCCTGTCTCCCAGAAGCAGGAAGAGGCTGTCATCTCTGGAGCTCCCCCTGCTCCTGATCAGGCCCAGGTTGAGCACCGAGTTGTTGCtaaggaggagaaggtgGAGTATCGTGACCAGGATGGCAACCTTCTCGACCCTGAGGAGgtcaaggctcttgaggGCAAGGTTGAGTTCAAGACCAAGTATGAAACCAAGACAcgtgttgttgatgagcaggGCAACGAAGTCCAAGAGCCTGTTGAGGGCTGGGATCAGAACCTCGCTGGTGTTGCTCCTCCTCACCCCGACGTCGAGGGTGTCAACAGCGAGACCGTTCAGGGCAAGGATGAAGGTGCCGCCGCTCCTCAAGATGTGGCTGCCAGCAAGGACGgtgagaaggaggctgaagaggccaaggctAAGCCTGCCAGTGAGAACCAGCAGGATGCCACCATTAAGGAAGAGTTGTAA
- a CDS encoding hypothetical protein (At least one base has a quality score < 10), translating into MDSFIPMSAAAAAGWGQPLATKSPASRRSLGHFRSLSSIAATPSYHPRTPSLTPDHTPIKSSSSTHLPIVSPNPPTDFGDEMSTIPDPRSRAMSPADDSGVATPSHHPDLNDEVATLSNKLINAINHQTVLDDSLSAARHELDAARERIRMLETQNASQREMLAGDVWVRKHTVEDEKKVWQAKVAAERQKRLDTELEKKKIEQELENLTAALFEEANKMVIAAKEEAKADHEALQRKNDQLKSQLADTESILKSQQEQLVELKHVMEHMASERGDHNNPTAPSSPGLTKPDTRDDLRSSTEEPAASLWSASVEPAHPTSFSHLLQPVLRTDLSSYDDFLILARTSRNRPGSRVSSGSVGALNALTGFGLGGSISSAHPSNASTTSLGTPIAGAGSAPQSPNTPASTVSAASNASATPLPSLKETKFYKRVLAEDIEPTLRLDMAPGLSWLARRSVIAAIADGSLVVEPVPTTGSLVALTKPQFYPCALCGDSRKDPQYLRNHRFRTSETDSAQRHPLCKYCLTRVRSTCDFLGFLRMVKDGHWRADNEDHEKAAWEESVRLREQMFWSRIGGGVIPCIPAPLSVDMEKSPRNSHDGSVRSDHLEVPGFQTPPMTIERTRSDTTKSGPIEEPHTPPMQTDGARSVRSSVQSLDVKSNSGSEETKRLSITIPTTD; encoded by the exons ATGGACTC ATTTATTCCAATgtccgccgccgccgccgccggTTGGGGTCAACCACTCGCGACAAAATCGCCAGCGTCCCGGCGGTCATTAGGTCATTTTCGATCTCTCTCCTCCATCGCAGCGACCCCTAGCTATCACCCTCGAACGCCTTCGCTCACTCCGGACCACACCCCGATTAAatcttcctcctcgacaCATCTACCGATTGTCTCACCGAACCCGCCTACAGATTttggagatgagatgagcaCAATACCTGATCCTCGAAGTCGTGCTATGAGCCCGGCCGATGACAGCGGTGTCGCGACTCCCAGTCATCACCCCGATTTGAATGACGAAGTCGCCACCCTCAGTAATAAGCTCATCAACGCCATTAATCACCAAACCGTCCTGGACGACTCATTATCCGCCGCTCGCCACGAACTTGATGCTGCACGGGAACGAATCCGCATGCTTGAGACTCAAAATGCCTCACAACGCGAAATGTTGGCTGGTGACGTGTGGGTTCGCAAGCACACCGTTGAGGACGAAAAGAAGGTGTGGCAGGCCAAGGTTGCCGCGGAACGTCAAAAGCGACTTGACACAGAattggaaaagaagaagatcgagcAGGAGCTCGAGAATCTTACAGCTGCATTGTttgaggaagcaaacaagaTGGTGATTGCTGCCAAGGAAGAGGCAAAGGCTGACCATGAGGCTCTTCAACGCAAGAATGACCAACTCAAGTCTCAGCTTGCCGATACTGAGAGCATTCTAAAATCTCAACAGGAGCAACTCGTCGAGCTCAAGCACGTTATGGAACATATGGCTTCGGAACGAGGAGATCATAATAACCCCACTGCTCCCTCTTCTCCCGGCTTGACGAAACCTGATACTCGTGACGATCTTCGGTCTTCAACCGAGGAGCCTGCTGCTTCACTCTGGAGCGCTTCCGTCGAGCCTGCTCACCCGACCAGCTTCTCGCATCTTCTCCAACCCGTTTTGCGAACCGATTTGTCGTCATATGACGATTTTCTTATACTCGCACGGACTTCTCGAAATCGCCCTGGCAGCCGCGTTTCTTCAGGTTCAGTCGGTGCTCTGAATGCTCTGACTGGCTTTGGCCTTGGTGGTTCAATATCGAGCGCCCATCCCTCCAACGCCTCAACTACCTCGCTTGGCACACCTATTGCTGGGGCCGGAAGTGCACCTCAGTCTCCCAACACACCGGCCTCTACCGTCAGCGCTGCTTCAAATGCATCAGCTACCCCTCTGCCAAGCTTGAAGGAAACAAAGTTTTACAAGCGAGTTCTGGCTGAAGATATCGAGCCTACACTTCGTCTAGATATGGCTCCAGGCTTGTCATGGCTGGCTCGTCGATCCGTTATCGCCGCCATCGCTGACGGATCTCTGGTGGTTGAGCCCGTACCAACCACTGGCAGTCTTGTGGCGCTGACAAAGCCGCAATTTTACCCATGTGCACTCTGCGGTGATTCACGCAAGGACCCTCAGTATTTACGAAACCATCGATTCAGAACTAGTGAGACTGATTCCGCTCAACGGCACCCGTTGTGCAAGTACTGCCTGACTCGCGTACGGTCAACTTGTGacttcttgggcttcttgcGTATGGTTAAGGATGGTCATTGGCGAGCGGACAATGAGGATCATGAGAAAGCTGCCTGGGAGGAGAGTGTACGACTCAGGGAGCAGATGTTCTGGTCTCgcattggtggtggtgttaTTCCATGCATTCCGGCGCCCCTCTCTGTCGACATGGAAAAGAGCCCGCGTAACAGCCATGACGGCAGTGTAAGGTCTGACCATCTCGAAGTTCCTGGCTTTCAAACACCACCGATGACGATAGAACGGACACGAAGCGATACAACCAAGAGTGGCCCGATCGAGGAGCCACACACACCTCCTATGCAAACTGATGGAGCCAGGAGTGTGCGCAGCTCCGTCCAGAGTCTCGATGTGAAGAGCAACTCTGGCTCGGAGGAAACGAAGCGACTATCTATCACGATTCCGACTACGGATTAA